The Candidatus Methylomirabilota bacterium genome contains the following window.
GCGCGAGGCGCTCGCCCGCGTCGGGCTCGCCGGGCGGGCCGCGGTCACGCCGTCCGGGCTCACCACGCTGGAGCTGCGCCTGATGGAGCTGGCGCGCTGCCTGGCCACCGCGCCGCGCCTCGTCCTGCTCGACGAGCCGCTGGCCGGCCTCGCCGCCGACGGCGTGGAGATCCTGTCGGCGATGATCCGGCGCGTGCGCCGGGCCGGCGTGACCGTCGTCATCATCGAGCACACCATCCAGGCCCTCGTGAAGATCGCGGACCGGCTGGTGGTGCTGGACCAGGGCCGCCGCCTCGCCGAGGGCCTGCCCGGCGACGTGACCCGCAACCCGGCCGTCATCGAGGCGTACCTGGGCCAGCGCTGGCTCGCCCGGCACGCGAGCACTCATGCTGCGGATCTCCGGCCTTAGCGTCGCCTACGCCGGCCTCCACGCCCTCGAGGACGTCTCGCTCGAGGTCAACGAGGGCGAGTTCGTCACGATCGTCGGTCCCAACGGCGCGGGCAAGACCACCCTGCTCAAGGCCATCTCGGGCTCGGTGCGCGCCGCCGCGGGCCGTCTCGACTTCCGCGCGCGGGACATGACGACGCTGCCCGCGCACGAGCGCGCCGCCCTCGGCATCGCGCACGTGCCGGAGGGCCGGCGGGTGTTCCCGTCGCTCACGGTCCTGGAAAACCTGGAGCTGGGCTCCTACCGCCGCGCCGCGCGCTCGCGGCGGGCCGAGGGGCTGGCCGCGGTGCTGGCCCTGTTCCCGGCGCTGGCCGTGCGGCGGCGTCAGCTCGCCGGATCGCTGTCGGGGGGCGAGCAGCAGATGCTGGCGCTGGGCCGCGGGCTCATGGCCGCTCCCGACCTGCTGCTGCTCGACGAGCCGTCGCAGGGGTTGGCCCCGCGCATCGTCGAGCAGATCTTCGAGACCATCGACCGTATCCGCCGCGAGCGCCGCCTGACCGTTCTGCTGGTCGAGCAGCGCGTGGTGGAGGCGCTCGAGCTGTGCGACCGGGGCTACGTGCTGGAGACCGGCCGGGTGGTGCTGGCCGGCGCGCACGACGCGCTCCTGTCCGATCCGCGCGTGCAGCGCGCGTACCTGGGCGTCTGACCGCAGTCCGTCACGATCCACGAGGAGGAGACATCATGAGGCTCGGCGGCAAGGTCGCGATCATCACCGGCGGAGCGCACGGCATGGGCGAGAGCGAGGCGATGATCTTCGCCCGCGAGGGAGCGAGCGTGGTGGTGGCCGACGTGGATCAGCCGGCCGGCCAGCAGGTGGCGGCCAAGATCACCGCCGACGGCGGCACGGCGCGCTTCGCGCGGCTCGACGTCACCAATGAGGCCGAGTGGCAGGAGGTGGTCCGCGCCACCACCTCCGCCTACGGGCGGCTCGACATCCTGGTGAACAACGCGGGGGTCAGCGGCTCGTCGGACCCCGACACCACCAGCACCGCGTCATGGGACGCCATCATGGGCGTCAATGCCAAGGGCGTCTTCCTCGGCATGAAGCACGCGGTGCCCGCGATGCGGCAGGCCGGCGGCGGGGCCATCGTGAACATCTCGTCGATCTCCGGCTTCGTGGGGCAGGACCGTCTCCACATGGCCTACAACGCCTCCAAGGGCGCGGTGCGCATCATGACCAAGTCGGCCGCGGTGCAGTACGCGCGCGACGGCATCCGGGTGAACTCGGTGCACCCCGGCTTCATGCCGCCCATGCGGACGTCGAAGGTCTCGGCCGACCCGGCGTGGCGCAAGCCGTTCCTGGACGCGGTGCCGCTCAAGCGCGAGGGCCGCGTGGAGGAGGTCGCCCACGCGGTGCTGTTCCTCGCCTCGGACGAGGCCTCCTACATCACCGGGACCGAGCTGGTCGTCGACGGCGGCTTCCTGGCGGTGTGAGGACACGGCCATGAGCCCGTCGATCCGCGCGCTGATGCAGGGCCCGCTGCCCGTCACCGCTCCGCTCGTGCTGAATCCGCTGATGGCCCGGATGGCGGAGGCGGCCGGGTTCCCGGCCGGCTACCTGGGCGGCGGCGCCACCGGCTACCAGAAGGTCTCGCTCGAGGCCAATCTCAACCTGACCGAGATGTGCCAGGCCGGGCTGGACATCGGCGCGGTCTCCCGGTTGCCCCTGATCCTCGACGGCGCCTGCGGATACGGCGATCCCATGCACATGCATCGCACCATCGGCATGAGCGAGGCGGCCGGCTTCGCGGGCATCGAAATCGAGGATCAGCTGGTGCCCAAGCGGGCGCACCACCACGCCGGCATCGAGCACATGATCCCGGCCGAGCTCATGGCGGCCAAGGTGCAGGCGGCGGTTTCCGCGCGGCGCAGCCCGGACTTCCTCGTCATCGCGCGCACCAACGGCGTGCGGGCCAGCACCATGGACGACGCCCTCCGGCGCGGCGAGGCCTACAAGAAGGCGGGCGCCGACGTGCTGCTGCTCTCGATGGCGCACCGGCCGGAGCAGCTGCGCCTCATCGCCGAGCGTCTCGGCGGCCCGCTCATGTACCTCACCGGCCGCGGCGGGCTCGCCGGCCTCGGCATGACCCTGGCCGATCTGGGCGGACTCGGCTACCGCATCGTGGCCGATCCGAGCACACCGCTGCTGGCCGCTTACGAGGCGTGGCAGCGCACGTACGCCGACCTGCGCGCGGCGTTCGGCGCGGGCACGCCGGTGCGCAACTGGGGTCCGCTCGAGCAGGACATGCTCGGCGTGATCGGCCTCGAGAAGCTGCTGGCGGTCGAGCGGGCCACCGTGGAGAAGTGACCGGGTGAGGAATTGAGACCCGACACCCCGAATCATCGTATACTGTGCTCCTCGGCCGCAACGGACGAGAGAAAAGGACCCCCGTGCCCCGTACTCCCACGAAGCCGTTCAACTGCACCGTCGTGTCGGAGACCGTCTCGATCTCCCTTCGCCGCCGCCAGTCGCTGGGCGGCAACGGCAAGTTGTTCGTCCGCTGCAGCGAGCTCGAGTGCCAGTACATCGACACCAACGAGCCGCCCTGCCCGCTCACGCTGGCGCTGTTCGAGGCCGAGATCGCCGAGAGGATGAGCCAGCGCGCCGAGTGAGGCGCCGCGCGGCCTCGCGCGGAAATCGTTCGCGCGCGTCCGCCCGGCGTGTATCCTGTCGTCACTGACCTGCAACTGCAGACCGCGTTTCCCGTCCACTTCCGCATCGTGGGGCGCGTCGACATCACCGCGGAAGACTGTACGGGCCCAGTCGTGAGCCCTCGAAAGGTTGCTCGATCCATGTCGTTTGCCGATTTCTCGCTTCATTCCGATCTGCTCCGAGGCGTCGCCGCCCTGGGCTTCCAGGCGCCGACCCCCATCCAGCGCGACGCGATTCCGCCGGCCCTCGCGGGCCGCGACGTCCTCGCCTGCGCCATGACCGGCAGCGGCAAGACCGCCGCGTTCCTGCTGCCGATCCTCCAGCGCTTCATGACCCAGCCGCGCGGCACGATCCGCGCGCTGATCGTGGCGCCCACCCGCGAGCTGGCCGCCCAGATCGACGAGCATCGCCGCGAGCTGGCCCGCTTCACCCGCGTGGACGGCGCCCCCGTGTTCGGCGGCGTCGGCATGGGCCCGCAGGAGCAGGCCTTCCGCCGACGCGTGGACGTGCTCGTGGCCACGCCCGGCCGCCTGCTCGACCACATGCGCATGCCCTATGCCCGCTTCGACGGCCTGCAGGTGCTGGTGCTCGACGAGGCCGATCGCATGCTCGACATGGGCTTCCTGCCCGACATCCGCCGCATCCTGGCCGCGCTGCCCGCGCGACGCCAGACGCTGCTGTTCTCGGCCACCATGCCCGCGCCGATCGTGGCGCTCGCCCGCGACATCCTCCGCGACCCGGTGGCCATCCAGGTGGAGCGCCCGGCCGCGCCGGCGGTCGGCATCACGCACACCGTCTATCCGGTGCCCGGGGAGCTGAAGTCCGCGCTGCTGGTCGAGCTGCTCAAGCAGCCCGGCACCCGCAGCGTGCTCGCCTTCACGCGCACGAAGCACCGGGCCAACCGGCTCGCGGACTACCTCGCCCGCCACGCGGTGAAGTCCGACCGCATCCACGGCAACCGCAGCCAGGCGCAGCGCACCGCCGCGCTCGCCGGGTTCAAGGACGGGCGGTTCCAGGTGCTGGTGGCCACCGACATCGCAGCGCGGGGCATCGACATCGATGCGCTCAGCCACGTGGTCAACTTCGACGTGCCGAACCTGTCGGAGGATTACATCCACCGGGTGGGCCGCACCGCGCGGGCGCAAGCCGTCGGCGACGCGCTGACCCTGGTCTCGCCGGAGGAGGAGGCGGATCTGCGCTCCATCGAGCGCGCGGTGGGCGCCCGCTTCGCGCGGGTGCGACTGCCTGGCTTCGACTATGGCAAGCGCCCGGCCGAGAAGCTCGAGATCCCGCTGGCCGAGCGCATCGCCACCATCCGCGCCCGCAAGGCCGACGACCGCCGGCGCGCCCGCATCAACGCCGGGCGCCGCACCGCCCGCGCCTGAGGTCGGGGTCAGGTCTTGCATTACGACATTTCGTGACGATCGCTACTCACCGATCGCGTGAAAATGTCGTATTGCAAGACCTGACCCCAGCGCCGATCACCGTCCGGCGCGGCATAGCGGCGGCAGTGTAGCACCGGAAGTGATAGAGTCTGGCCCATGGGCCTGATCCTCGCGATCGTCGTCGGCGGCATCGTGGGCTGGCTGGCCAGCCTCATCATGAAGACCAACGTCCAGATGGGCGTCCTCGCCAACGTCATCGTGGGCATCATCGGCGGGGCGCTGGGCCATTTCGTGGCGGGCCTGATCGGCATCGCGGCGATCGGCGCGCTCGGCAGCTTCCTCATCTCGCTGGCCGGCGCGGTGCTGCTGATCGTGATCCTCCGCGCGATGGGCTTCTTCCGCTAGCCGTCGTCCGCGAGGCGAGCGACCACCGATGCGCGGCCCCATCCGCTACGAGGCGC
Protein-coding sequences here:
- a CDS encoding glucose 1-dehydrogenase, coding for MRLGGKVAIITGGAHGMGESEAMIFAREGASVVVADVDQPAGQQVAAKITADGGTARFARLDVTNEAEWQEVVRATTSAYGRLDILVNNAGVSGSSDPDTTSTASWDAIMGVNAKGVFLGMKHAVPAMRQAGGGAIVNISSISGFVGQDRLHMAYNASKGAVRIMTKSAAVQYARDGIRVNSVHPGFMPPMRTSKVSADPAWRKPFLDAVPLKREGRVEEVAHAVLFLASDEASYITGTELVVDGGFLAV
- a CDS encoding GlsB/YeaQ/YmgE family stress response membrane protein yields the protein MGLILAIVVGGIVGWLASLIMKTNVQMGVLANVIVGIIGGALGHFVAGLIGIAAIGALGSFLISLAGAVLLIVILRAMGFFR
- a CDS encoding DEAD/DEAH box helicase, yielding MSFADFSLHSDLLRGVAALGFQAPTPIQRDAIPPALAGRDVLACAMTGSGKTAAFLLPILQRFMTQPRGTIRALIVAPTRELAAQIDEHRRELARFTRVDGAPVFGGVGMGPQEQAFRRRVDVLVATPGRLLDHMRMPYARFDGLQVLVLDEADRMLDMGFLPDIRRILAALPARRQTLLFSATMPAPIVALARDILRDPVAIQVERPAAPAVGITHTVYPVPGELKSALLVELLKQPGTRSVLAFTRTKHRANRLADYLARHAVKSDRIHGNRSQAQRTAALAGFKDGRFQVLVATDIAARGIDIDALSHVVNFDVPNLSEDYIHRVGRTARAQAVGDALTLVSPEEEADLRSIERAVGARFARVRLPGFDYGKRPAEKLEIPLAERIATIRARKADDRRRARINAGRRTARA
- a CDS encoding ABC transporter ATP-binding protein, coding for MLRISGLSVAYAGLHALEDVSLEVNEGEFVTIVGPNGAGKTTLLKAISGSVRAAAGRLDFRARDMTTLPAHERAALGIAHVPEGRRVFPSLTVLENLELGSYRRAARSRRAEGLAAVLALFPALAVRRRQLAGSLSGGEQQMLALGRGLMAAPDLLLLDEPSQGLAPRIVEQIFETIDRIRRERRLTVLLVEQRVVEALELCDRGYVLETGRVVLAGAHDALLSDPRVQRAYLGV
- a CDS encoding isocitrate lyase/PEP mutase family protein, yielding MSPSIRALMQGPLPVTAPLVLNPLMARMAEAAGFPAGYLGGGATGYQKVSLEANLNLTEMCQAGLDIGAVSRLPLILDGACGYGDPMHMHRTIGMSEAAGFAGIEIEDQLVPKRAHHHAGIEHMIPAELMAAKVQAAVSARRSPDFLVIARTNGVRASTMDDALRRGEAYKKAGADVLLLSMAHRPEQLRLIAERLGGPLMYLTGRGGLAGLGMTLADLGGLGYRIVADPSTPLLAAYEAWQRTYADLRAAFGAGTPVRNWGPLEQDMLGVIGLEKLLAVERATVEK